Proteins encoded within one genomic window of Actinomycetota bacterium:
- a CDS encoding AAA family ATPase → MSGLVISVLGSPTVEVDGDPVQVDTRKATALLVYLAVTSRTQSRDRISGLLWPEYDQERARAALRRTLSSLRKALGDRWVSADRLGISLDLDGVDLDVRTFRGLLEEAERHSHPDGETCAACVAALTRAVEAFGGSFLQGFSLRDADPFDEWHSLESESLERELAAALDRLTRAQVAQGDLEAAVEVARRKLALDPLNEPAHRQLMQLYAWRGMRTAALQQYRECVGILDRELGVSPLGDTTALYEAIGEGVVQAVEQTQLSRPEPAGPRPLPGDHPLRGRAHEWDLLHEAYAAAGPGGLVVVVEGEAGIGKTRLGRDFLVAVSGRGATTVTARCYEGESGLPYALISQLLAQSADRIPVAGLEPAVLAEAARLVPSLLPDQGPAGSVDDPGALSRFFEALRQVLVAATGGERPGVMFLDDLQWCDPASLDVLGYIARRLDDTPLCIVVGWRTEEVEPGHPLRKIAGDAAGAGPGRHLVLRRLARTDVQALVEDTRGLGVSSGEELAARLMEETEGIPFFVVEYLAMLASRGGEWEMPRTIKELLRSRAGLAGQMARQILGAAAVIDRSFDFDTVWRAGGRTELETVDALDELVRHGLVVPSPSSPPTATYEFSHQKLRSFVYESMSPARRRVLHRRVAEAFVAASRGADQFASTPALVARHYELGGMEAEAARYHEAAAIRAREVYANRDALAHYVAALALGHPDPALLHEGAGDMYVLLGEYKNAVDSFEKAAALAAVDAIPILEHKLGEVHLRRGDFDLSQSHFVTALEKLGPRGDPVVEARVLAGMSFNAHRNGEIDEAAALAIRALDAATASGDPPALARAHNQLGILENARGRHAEARAHLRQSLALAEELADFSGRAAALNNLALAARSENDVMGALELTREALEICAQQGDRHREAALRNNMADLLHELGDTEGAMRELKQATATLAEIGEEPTGLLPEVWKLVEW, encoded by the coding sequence ATGAGTGGACTAGTGATCTCGGTCCTGGGGAGCCCCACGGTAGAGGTGGACGGCGATCCGGTCCAGGTGGACACCCGGAAGGCGACCGCCCTGCTGGTCTACCTGGCGGTGACCAGCCGGACCCAGAGCCGAGATCGGATCAGCGGGCTGCTGTGGCCGGAGTACGACCAGGAGCGGGCCCGGGCCGCGTTGCGTAGGACGCTGTCGTCTCTCCGGAAGGCGCTCGGTGACCGCTGGGTCTCCGCCGACAGGCTCGGCATCTCGCTCGACCTCGACGGCGTCGACCTCGACGTCCGCACCTTTCGCGGCCTGCTTGAAGAGGCGGAGAGGCACTCTCACCCAGACGGCGAGACCTGCGCCGCCTGCGTCGCAGCCCTGACTCGAGCGGTCGAGGCGTTCGGAGGCAGCTTCCTCCAAGGCTTCTCGCTGCGGGACGCGGACCCATTCGACGAATGGCACTCGCTCGAGTCCGAGAGCCTCGAGCGGGAGCTGGCAGCCGCACTGGACCGCCTTACCCGCGCCCAGGTCGCGCAGGGAGACCTGGAGGCGGCGGTCGAGGTCGCGAGGCGGAAGCTGGCGCTCGATCCGCTGAACGAGCCCGCTCACCGCCAGCTCATGCAGCTCTATGCCTGGAGGGGCATGCGAACCGCCGCGCTGCAGCAGTACCGCGAGTGCGTGGGGATCCTGGACAGAGAGCTCGGGGTCTCTCCCCTGGGCGACACAACAGCGCTTTACGAGGCGATCGGCGAAGGCGTCGTCCAGGCGGTGGAGCAGACGCAGCTGTCGCGGCCGGAACCGGCGGGACCACGGCCTCTACCGGGCGACCATCCGCTACGAGGTCGTGCCCATGAGTGGGACCTGCTGCACGAGGCGTACGCCGCGGCCGGCCCCGGGGGCCTCGTCGTGGTCGTCGAGGGCGAGGCGGGCATCGGCAAGACGCGACTCGGGCGCGACTTCCTCGTAGCCGTGAGTGGTCGCGGCGCCACGACCGTCACCGCGCGCTGCTACGAAGGAGAGTCGGGCCTCCCATACGCGCTGATAAGCCAGCTCCTCGCTCAGTCGGCAGATCGGATCCCGGTGGCGGGACTGGAACCCGCCGTCCTCGCCGAGGCGGCGCGGCTCGTGCCGTCGCTGCTGCCCGATCAAGGCCCCGCGGGCTCGGTCGACGACCCGGGAGCGCTGAGCCGCTTCTTCGAGGCGTTGCGACAGGTGCTGGTGGCCGCGACGGGTGGCGAGCGGCCGGGCGTGATGTTCCTCGACGACCTCCAGTGGTGCGACCCGGCATCGCTAGACGTGCTCGGCTACATCGCGCGGCGCCTGGATGACACCCCGCTGTGCATCGTCGTCGGATGGCGCACCGAGGAGGTGGAGCCCGGCCACCCGCTGCGCAAGATCGCAGGCGACGCGGCGGGGGCGGGACCAGGTCGCCACCTCGTGCTGCGGCGGCTCGCGAGGACGGACGTGCAGGCGCTCGTGGAAGACACGCGGGGCCTCGGAGTATCGAGCGGCGAAGAGCTCGCGGCTCGCCTGATGGAAGAGACCGAGGGCATCCCCTTCTTCGTCGTGGAGTATCTGGCGATGCTCGCGAGCCGCGGCGGTGAGTGGGAGATGCCGCGCACGATCAAGGAGCTCCTGAGGTCGCGCGCCGGACTCGCCGGTCAGATGGCCCGCCAGATCCTAGGCGCCGCCGCGGTGATCGATCGTTCTTTCGATTTCGACACCGTGTGGCGCGCCGGAGGCAGAACCGAGCTAGAAACCGTCGACGCACTGGACGAGCTCGTGCGTCACGGACTCGTCGTCCCATCGCCGTCGTCGCCCCCAACCGCCACCTACGAGTTCTCGCACCAGAAGCTACGGTCGTTCGTGTACGAGTCGATGAGCCCGGCGCGTCGTCGCGTCCTACACCGGCGGGTCGCAGAAGCGTTCGTCGCGGCGTCTCGCGGCGCGGACCAGTTCGCGTCCACGCCCGCGCTGGTGGCCCGCCACTACGAGCTGGGCGGCATGGAGGCCGAGGCCGCTAGGTATCACGAGGCCGCCGCCATCCGGGCCCGGGAGGTCTACGCGAACCGAGATGCGCTGGCTCACTACGTGGCCGCGCTGGCACTGGGCCACCCGGACCCGGCGCTCCTTCATGAGGGCGCGGGCGACATGTACGTCCTCCTAGGCGAGTACAAGAACGCGGTCGACAGCTTCGAGAAAGCCGCGGCTCTGGCTGCCGTCGACGCCATCCCGATCCTCGAGCACAAGCTGGGCGAGGTGCATCTCAGGCGCGGGGACTTCGATCTGTCGCAGAGCCACTTCGTCACGGCGCTCGAGAAGTTGGGACCGCGCGGCGACCCTGTCGTCGAAGCACGCGTCCTCGCCGGGATGAGCTTCAATGCGCACCGCAACGGCGAGATCGACGAGGCCGCGGCCCTCGCCATCCGCGCGCTGGACGCTGCTACCGCTTCGGGAGACCCACCCGCTCTGGCGCGCGCTCACAACCAGCTTGGAATCCTCGAGAACGCGCGGGGTCGCCACGCTGAGGCGAGGGCGCATCTGCGACAAAGCCTGGCGCTCGCGGAGGAGCTAGCGGACTTCAGCGGCCGCGCTGCGGCTCTCAACAACCTCGCGCTTGCGGCGCGCTCGGAGAACGATGTCATGGGTGCGCTCGAGCTGACGCGCGAGGCTTTGGAGATCTGCGCACAGCAAGGAGATCGCCATCGAGAGGCGGCCCTGCGCAACAACATGGCCGACCTGCTACACGAGCTCGGTGACACCGAGGGGGCGATGCGAGAGCTCAAGCAGGCAACTGCGACGCTGGCGGAGATAGGCGAGGAGCCGACCGGGCTGCTCCCGGAGGTGTGGAAGCTCGTCGAGTGGTAA